The Sphaeramia orbicularis chromosome 16, fSphaOr1.1, whole genome shotgun sequence genome window below encodes:
- the LOC115435441 gene encoding uncharacterized protein LOC115435441 gives MTQCQKLRMSGRDKNILWGLMLHFTVAACQSVHHPSNVCAMTGSTVTIPCTFTPLRTCCSPTGPQVKLKVVRVRWCSNHLICHGTTPSVYDSEFKTTDLNRESRYKYLGNKTGDCTLQIRNVEKSDESILRFRMEVNYSVGHFTEPSGVNLKVVESMKLKVTHDGALSPGGSLSLFCSAQSQHCSFQNMEVTWMKDGHTLSEKGPALRINALTAGDSGNYTCALKNVKNTGSAAFSLIMNVDEEDSDNLILTVGVVFGALLALFTLILLFIIFKRKRAAAAHEGHTSVGEETSVKSDHIYSHIVLSDGHKITQTVDDVSYAAILFKHTKQSSSNRGIAGKEEAVVYSSVVCR, from the exons ATGACCCAATGCCAGAAACTAAGGATGTCTGGTAGGGATAAAAACATTCTGTGGGGATTAATGCTTCATTTTACAG TGGCTGCATGTCAGAGTGTGCATCATCCATCTAATGTTTGTGCCATGACCGGGTCGACTGTCACCATCCCTTGCACCTTCACCCCCCTGAGGACCTGTTGTAGTCCTACAGGACCACAGGTCAAACTAAAGGTTGTCAGAGTCAGGTGGTGTTCAAACCATCTCATATGTCACGGTACCACCCCATCAGTGTATGACAGCGAGTTCAAAACCACAGACCTCAACCGGGAATCCAGATACAAATACCTGGGAAACAAAACTGGAGACTGCACTTTACAGATCAGAAATGTGGAGAAAAGTGATGAAAGCATTCTGCGCTTCAGGATGGAGGTGAATTACTCAGTGGGACATTTCACAGAGCCGTCAGGAGTGAACCTCAAAGTGGTCG AAAGTATGAAGCTGAAGGTAACACATGATGGAGCTTTGAGTCCAGGTGGGAGCCTCTCTCTGTTCTGTTCAGCTCAGTCACAACACTGCAGCTTCCAGAACATGGAGGTCACCTGGATGAAAGATGGCCACACCCTCTCTGAGAAAGGCCCCGCCCTACGGATCAACGCGCTGACAGCAGGGGATtcagggaactacacatgtgctTTGAAGAATGTCAAGAATACAGGCTCTGCAGCGTTCAGCCTGATTATGAATGTAGATGAAG AGGACAGTGATAATCTGATTTTGACGGTCGGTGTGGTGTTCGGGGCCCTCTTGGCTCTGTTCACTCTCATTCTGCTCTTCATCATCTTTAAAAG GAAGCGTGCTGCTGCGGCCCATGAGGGTCATACAAGTGTTGGAGAGGAAACAAGTGTAAAG TCTGATCACATCTACAGTCACATAGTTCTGTCTGATGGGCACAAAATCACTCAAACCGTGGACGACGTCAGCTACGCCGCCATACTGTTCAAACACACCAAGCAGAGCAG TTCTAATAGAGGAATTGCGGGCAAAGAGGAGGCCGTCGTTTACTCTTCAGTCGTCTGCAGATGA
- the LOC115435448 gene encoding methyltransferase-like protein 27, with protein MSTSSRTTKASVNFQFCKTSDPKQQVEHYDIWAKHYDKTTSLLGYRAPHLAVDFLSEHFCGHPEETQVLDVACGTGWVAKLMTELGFRSFVGVDGSKGMLEFAAKTGLYQDLKLALLGTQPLPAQTGVFDVVIIIGALDPGFVPVSVIRELCNAAKPGGLVCMARGKHTGKPAAEYEEDLHREFQLMEEEGLWNLVGTKHFDRYMENPHVECDGDGEDHQEKQFISGTVYLYRKSSLNFS; from the exons ATGTCCACCAGCAGTAGAACCACTAAGGCCAGTGTTAACTTTCAGTTCTGCAAAACATCAGACCCAAAGCAGCAGGTCGAACATTATGACATCTGGGCCAAACACTATGACAAG ACTACCTCACTGCTGGGCTACAGAGCACCACACCTGGCTGTGGACTTCCTGTCCGAACACTTCTGTGGGCATCCTGAGGAAACCCAGGTTCTGGATGTGGCCTGTGGGACTGGATGGGTTGCTAAACTG ATGACAGAACTGGGCTTCAGGTCTTTTGTGGGAGTGGACGGCAGTAAAGGCATGCTGGAGTTCGCTGCTAAAACTGGTCTGTATCAGGACCTCAAACTGGCCTTACTGGGAACACAACCACTACCTGCACAGACTG GTGTGTTTGATGTGGTGATCATCATCGGTGCCCTGGATCCAGGTTTTGTACCAGTCAGTGTTATCAGGGAGCTCTGCAACGCTGCCAAACCAG GAGGTCTGGTGTGCATGGCGAGAGGCAAACATACAGGAAAACCAGCAGCCGAATACGAAGAGGATCTGCACAGAGAGTTTCAGCTGATGGAGGAGGAGGGACTGTGGAATCTGGTGGGAACCAAACACTTCGACAGATACATGGAAAACCCACATGTGGAGTGTGATGGAGATGGAGAGGACCATCAGGAGAAACAGTTCATCAGTGGGACTGTTTACCTGTACAGGAAGTCCTCACTGAACTTCAGTTAA